From a region of the Campylobacter showae genome:
- the napG gene encoding ferredoxin-type protein NapG: MQNRREALKFGLKAISLVLAGGFIWSTQTTAKAQTLLIRPPGALKEKNFLSECIRCGLCVEACPWDTLKLADLDDGLPYGTPFYTPRNIPCYMCTDIPCTVACPTGALDTKLVSEDNGKLNINKAQMGIAVLDPNFCIAYEGLRCDACYRACPLIDKALRLEYVRNERTQKHAFFKPVVDADYCTGCGMCEQVCVTPKASIFVLPREIGLGSSNEQYVKGWVEGADKKLKDAEPKEFKTDEKKLNDYLNSGDLL; the protein is encoded by the coding sequence ATGCAAAATAGAAGAGAGGCTTTAAAATTTGGGTTAAAAGCGATTAGTTTGGTTCTCGCGGGCGGCTTTATCTGGAGTACGCAAACGACGGCTAAAGCCCAAACTCTACTCATCAGGCCGCCGGGTGCTTTAAAGGAGAAAAATTTCCTTAGCGAGTGCATACGCTGCGGGCTTTGCGTAGAAGCCTGTCCTTGGGATACGCTTAAGCTTGCGGATTTAGACGACGGATTGCCTTATGGCACTCCGTTTTATACTCCGCGAAATATCCCTTGCTATATGTGTACGGATATCCCGTGCACGGTCGCCTGTCCGACCGGAGCTCTAGATACGAAGCTGGTGAGCGAGGATAACGGCAAGCTAAATATAAACAAAGCGCAAATGGGTATCGCGGTGCTGGATCCAAATTTCTGCATCGCTTACGAGGGGCTTCGCTGCGACGCTTGCTACCGCGCCTGTCCTTTGATAGATAAAGCGTTAAGGCTTGAATATGTCCGCAACGAACGCACGCAAAAGCATGCGTTTTTTAAACCGGTCGTGGACGCCGACTACTGCACTGGCTGCGGCATGTGCGAGCAAGTTTGCGTGACGCCAAAGGCTTCTATCTTCGTGCTTCCGCGCGAGATAGGACTTGGCTCTAGCAACGAACAGTACGTAAAAGGCTGGGTCGAGGGCGCGGATAAAAAGCTAAAAGACGCTGAGCCAAAAGAGTTTAAAACTGATGAGAAAAAGCTAAACGACTATCTAAATAGCGGAGATTTGCTATGA
- the napH gene encoding quinol dehydrogenase ferredoxin subunit NapH, which translates to MKYLILRRISQILILGLFFASNYYGIKILQGNLSSSLLFGVVPLSDPFAVLQLYLASFSIASGALVGAAIVFAFYAIVAPRAFCSWVCPVNIITETARWVRVKLGYDKDKKFVNFTRSARYYVLGFTLFISLVTSAPAFEGVSFIGIIQRGVIYGGTLWLFVAFGVFAIDAFTGDRLVCSKLCPLGAFYAIAGKFALIRVKHDVASCTNCMKCKLICPENQVLGIIGKQSGFITSSECISCGRCIDVCDDDALKFNIKNLLKEKNQ; encoded by the coding sequence ATGAAATATTTGATTTTAAGAAGGATAAGTCAAATTTTGATCCTAGGGCTGTTTTTTGCGAGCAACTACTACGGAATTAAAATTTTACAAGGCAATCTCAGCTCATCTTTGCTTTTTGGAGTTGTTCCTCTTAGCGATCCGTTTGCCGTTTTGCAGTTATATCTAGCTAGTTTTAGTATTGCTTCGGGCGCTCTTGTCGGGGCCGCTATCGTATTTGCTTTTTACGCGATCGTCGCTCCGCGCGCATTTTGCAGCTGGGTTTGCCCGGTAAATATCATCACTGAAACCGCTCGCTGGGTCCGAGTAAAGCTTGGCTACGATAAAGATAAAAAATTCGTAAATTTCACGCGAAGCGCGAGATATTACGTTTTAGGATTTACGCTTTTTATCTCGCTAGTCACTTCGGCTCCGGCGTTTGAGGGCGTTAGCTTTATCGGCATTATTCAGCGCGGAGTCATCTACGGCGGCACGTTGTGGTTGTTCGTGGCGTTTGGGGTGTTTGCGATAGACGCGTTTACCGGCGATAGATTAGTCTGCTCAAAGCTTTGTCCGCTAGGCGCTTTTTACGCGATAGCCGGCAAATTTGCCCTTATTAGAGTAAAGCACGACGTGGCTAGCTGCACCAACTGTATGAAATGTAAGCTAATCTGCCCGGAAAACCAAGTGCTTGGCATCATAGGCAAGCAAAGCGGGTTTATAACCTCGAGCGAGTGCATCAGCTGCGGACGCTGTATCGACGTCTGCGACGACGACGCGCTCAAATTTAATATTAAAAATTTACTAAAGGAGAAAAATCAATGA
- a CDS encoding nitrate reductase cytochrome c-type subunit: MKARILAGLACAVLVFSGYAEAKEEQKSSSSVQTQKVEQKNKSKSSDSKEAKDLNILRSANDVMDEEEVKLADINWTKPAAGEAQRYERSFENAPPMIPHDLEGLIPITADNNMCVTCHMPEVAKDVGATAIPKSHLYSIRNKKDLDGKLSDDRFNCTVCHVPQANVEAKFKNNFKPEYRDANSSQHSNLLDVLNEGVR, encoded by the coding sequence ATGAAGGCGAGAATTTTGGCGGGATTGGCGTGCGCCGTCCTCGTATTTTCGGGATATGCCGAAGCTAAAGAAGAACAAAAATCATCTAGCTCCGTACAAACTCAAAAAGTAGAGCAAAAAAATAAATCAAAATCATCCGATAGCAAAGAAGCTAAGGATCTAAATATCTTGCGTTCGGCTAACGACGTTATGGACGAAGAAGAGGTAAAGCTAGCCGATATCAACTGGACGAAACCTGCCGCAGGTGAAGCGCAAAGATATGAGCGCTCTTTTGAAAATGCGCCGCCGATGATACCTCATGATTTAGAGGGTTTGATACCGATAACTGCGGATAATAATATGTGCGTTACATGCCATATGCCTGAAGTCGCAAAAGACGTCGGCGCGACCGCGATCCCTAAATCGCACCTTTATAGCATAAGAAACAAAAAAGACCTCGACGGTAAGCTTAGCGACGACCGCTTTAACTGTACCGTTTGCCACGTACCACAGGCGAATGTAGAGGCTAAGTTTAAAAATAACTTTAAGCCGGAGTACCGCGACGCTAACTCGTCTCAGCATTCCAATCTGTTAGACGTACTAAACGAAGGCGTTAGGTGA
- a CDS encoding 4Fe-4S ferredoxin: MSVSRRELFAKFLGGKTAQKFIAPPYFCGEFNCVDCEAPCVSACDRELLSFENERVNFKFKSLGCNFCKECALACEETGREVLNLKFAAKIEAKIFIDVHSCLAWNGTICCSCQDVCRFRAIDFLGVFRPSVNQKCTGCAQCMEVCFANSIKMEAL, from the coding sequence GTGAGCGTATCCAGACGCGAACTATTTGCTAAATTTTTGGGCGGCAAAACCGCTCAAAAATTTATCGCTCCGCCTTATTTTTGCGGCGAATTTAATTGTGTGGATTGCGAAGCGCCTTGCGTTAGCGCTTGCGATAGAGAGCTTTTGAGTTTTGAAAACGAGAGAGTAAATTTTAAATTTAAGTCCTTGGGATGCAACTTTTGTAAAGAGTGCGCGCTCGCTTGCGAGGAGACGGGACGAGAGGTTTTAAATTTAAAATTTGCAGCTAAAATCGAAGCTAAAATTTTTATAGATGTGCATAGTTGCCTTGCGTGGAACGGCACGATTTGCTGTAGCTGTCAGGACGTTTGCAGATTTAGAGCGATCGATTTTTTAGGCGTTTTTCGCCCGAGCGTAAATCAAAAATGCACGGGCTGCGCGCAGTGTATGGAAGTTTGCTTCGCAAATAGTATCAAAATGGAGGCGTTATGA
- a CDS encoding hydrolase, with amino-acid sequence MRKFILFFTAIFCLNLTANLAAAPLEISQPDKVIKAGANVISSNLIDEILYLGTDGGELDIYDIKADKFLEPIKFRTVKTHFSDEEPAKVFSIDRLGDMLLVLTEMDYNERYLYVFKKENNGWNEVSNMHLANKSAKKAFFIDEKTAVVSDFGNEIYYIDLESKKAVFKHKFSIALYVDFEINKTRDKIAIGAESGVIYIYNLKTRQTEQTLNFFKDNMYDIDYKNDVVAVGCIDKQAGVFNGSMSYFKSDFIVYATGLSDDAKTLAYMNGEESDILVYDIASKTKLATVKTGQQILNEIYLSDSGRLISVAYEKEVKFWSVK; translated from the coding sequence ATGAGAAAATTTATTTTATTTTTTACGGCGATTTTTTGCTTAAATTTGACCGCAAATTTAGCGGCGGCACCGCTTGAGATATCACAACCTGATAAGGTCATAAAAGCCGGCGCAAACGTGATAAGCTCAAATTTGATAGATGAAATTTTATATCTAGGCACGGACGGCGGCGAGCTTGATATTTACGACATAAAGGCGGATAAATTTTTAGAACCGATCAAATTTCGTACGGTCAAAACACACTTTAGCGACGAAGAGCCCGCGAAAGTTTTTAGTATCGACCGTTTGGGCGATATGCTTTTGGTTTTAACCGAGATGGACTACAATGAGCGCTATTTATACGTTTTTAAAAAAGAAAACAATGGCTGGAACGAGGTTAGCAATATGCACCTAGCTAATAAATCCGCTAAAAAAGCCTTTTTCATAGATGAAAAAACGGCGGTAGTATCGGACTTTGGCAATGAAATTTACTATATCGACCTAGAGAGTAAAAAAGCGGTCTTTAAACATAAATTTTCTATCGCGCTTTACGTTGATTTTGAGATCAACAAAACCCGCGACAAAATCGCTATCGGAGCCGAAAGTGGCGTGATTTATATCTATAATCTAAAAACTCGCCAAACCGAGCAAACGCTAAATTTCTTTAAAGACAATATGTACGACATTGACTACAAAAATGACGTCGTAGCCGTGGGCTGTATCGACAAACAAGCAGGCGTTTTTAACGGCTCGATGAGCTATTTTAAGTCTGATTTTATCGTTTATGCGACGGGGCTTAGCGACGACGCCAAAACGCTAGCGTATATGAACGGCGAAGAGAGCGATATCTTGGTCTACGACATCGCAAGCAAAACAAAACTCGCGACCGTAAAAACCGGACAGCAAATTTTAAATGAAATTTACCTCTCCGATAGCGGCAGGCTAATCAGCGTCGCGTACGAAAAAGAGGTTAAATTTTGGAGCGTAAAATGA
- a CDS encoding chaperone NapD, whose translation MNISSAIVYTKDGNEAAEVAKRIEQVKGCEVIASQEGKIVVVMSAENLDGEIELFKALESVEGVAGAAMIYSYQEDLEKDIESIKKSGKISEILLDENIDAKDIVYNGHVGDRVK comes from the coding sequence ATGAACATATCAAGTGCGATAGTATATACCAAAGACGGAAACGAAGCTGCCGAGGTAGCTAAAAGAATCGAACAAGTAAAAGGCTGCGAGGTTATCGCATCGCAAGAGGGCAAAATCGTAGTCGTGATGAGCGCGGAAAATTTAGATGGCGAGATAGAGCTTTTTAAGGCGCTAGAAAGCGTCGAGGGCGTAGCTGGGGCCGCTATGATATATAGCTATCAAGAGGACTTGGAAAAAGATATCGAAAGCATCAAAAAAAGCGGCAAGATAAGCGAGATTTTACTTGACGAAAATATCGACGCTAAGGATATCGTATATAACGGCCACGTCGGCGATAGGGTAAAATAA
- a CDS encoding hydrogenase-4 component G — protein MQSMNGLPQNLYIPQPRYDVQNVQNSASVDQNENIKRMQEAYANIDVKQLTNSYLSHFQARADSNSSSNFLSQVSAFNGSAKFSDIFGAQSKSINSLNDILSGVDFKSIGYEGKPITQLSQSEASDLVSENGFFGITNTADRISNFIISAAGDDLQKLEAGKEGMLRGFKEAEKIWGGKLPEISQKTIEKATQAVDKRIAELGGNVLSVQA, from the coding sequence ATGCAAAGCATGAACGGCTTACCCCAAAATCTATACATCCCGCAACCTCGCTACGATGTGCAGAACGTCCAAAACTCGGCAAGCGTAGATCAAAACGAAAATATCAAAAGAATGCAAGAAGCCTATGCAAATATCGACGTAAAGCAGCTAACGAATAGCTATTTGTCGCATTTTCAAGCTAGAGCGGACTCAAATTCGAGTTCAAATTTTTTATCTCAGGTTTCAGCTTTTAATGGCTCTGCAAAATTTAGTGACATTTTTGGTGCTCAAAGCAAAAGTATAAATTCCCTAAATGATATCTTGTCCGGCGTCGATTTTAAATCTATCGGCTATGAAGGCAAGCCTATAACGCAACTAAGCCAAAGCGAAGCCAGCGATCTAGTGAGCGAGAATGGATTTTTCGGTATCACAAACACCGCGGATAGGATTTCAAATTTTATTATTAGCGCCGCAGGAGACGACTTGCAAAAGCTAGAAGCTGGAAAAGAAGGCATGCTAAGGGGCTTTAAAGAGGCTGAGAAAATTTGGGGTGGTAAACTGCCTGAAATTTCGCAAAAAACGATAGAAAAGGCAACGCAAGCCGTAGATAAAAGAATAGCCGAACTCGGTGGGAACGTACTCAGTGTTCAGGCTTAA
- a CDS encoding porin, whose product MKLAKISLAALVALGAFSTLNATPLEEAIKDVDFSGFARYRYTHNKVRWNGMPGAFNKNNANHNFRFVGTFKAALDDNFFGVLGLRYAASDGSGFNGDTTNTTSSFGVREFYLGYNINNTTITAGKQFVKTYFDDDLVGTGLRVQNTDISGLTLVGVAFDALETDSIDYDGRLLSGLAGSKSLNYYGVGAMGSYDPVNFKAWWAYLEDTANLFAADAALKFDLDAVKLGLQAQYVHNESDDNNFGDANFFAAKGDVGFAGVGLNAGYIYYKAKDDKKSFVTVEDNGKLINPGKLLNSVMNGSAQYYNNIKGKNDYWFIGASYKFNEFGLYANYIDGKGYSYRYNKRVDRDEWNVGGSYAYSKKLNFSTFYAAAKEKDGDHKNKHDRIRFEAKYSF is encoded by the coding sequence ATGAAACTCGCTAAAATTTCTTTAGCTGCTTTGGTTGCGCTAGGCGCTTTCTCTACTTTAAATGCTACTCCGCTTGAAGAAGCTATTAAAGATGTAGATTTTTCTGGATTTGCAAGATATAGATATACTCACAATAAAGTCCGCTGGAATGGTATGCCAGGCGCATTCAACAAAAATAATGCAAATCATAACTTCAGATTTGTAGGTACTTTTAAGGCTGCTCTTGACGACAACTTCTTTGGCGTATTGGGTCTAAGATACGCAGCAAGTGACGGTTCTGGATTTAATGGCGATACCACCAATACTACAAGCTCATTTGGTGTAAGAGAATTTTATCTTGGCTACAACATAAACAATACTACAATAACAGCTGGCAAGCAATTTGTTAAAACATATTTTGACGATGATTTGGTAGGAACTGGCTTAAGAGTACAAAACACTGATATATCAGGTCTTACTTTGGTTGGTGTTGCTTTTGACGCACTTGAAACCGATAGCATTGACTATGACGGTCGACTACTATCAGGCCTAGCAGGATCAAAAAGCCTTAACTACTATGGCGTGGGTGCAATGGGAAGCTATGATCCTGTAAACTTTAAAGCTTGGTGGGCATACCTTGAGGATACCGCAAATTTATTTGCAGCTGATGCGGCTTTGAAATTTGATCTAGATGCGGTAAAACTAGGCTTACAAGCACAATATGTTCACAACGAATCAGACGACAATAACTTTGGCGATGCAAATTTCTTTGCTGCTAAAGGTGACGTAGGATTTGCCGGAGTCGGTTTAAATGCTGGTTATATCTACTATAAGGCCAAAGACGATAAAAAATCTTTCGTAACTGTTGAAGATAACGGCAAATTAATCAATCCGGGCAAATTACTTAACTCTGTAATGAACGGTAGCGCTCAATACTATAACAATATCAAAGGCAAAAACGACTATTGGTTTATCGGAGCGTCATATAAATTTAATGAATTTGGTTTGTATGCTAACTATATAGACGGTAAAGGCTATAGCTATAGATACAATAAGAGAGTTGATAGAGACGAGTGGAACGTCGGCGGCAGCTATGCTTACAGCAAAAAGCTTAATTTCTCTACATTCTATGCAGCAGCTAAAGAAAAAGACGGAGATCATAAAAATAAACACGACCGCATAAGATTCGAAGCCAAATACAGCTTCTAA
- a CDS encoding c-type cytochrome, with product MKFMHFSLLACLLTFSLNAADEPSYIFEAKGEFAKELKSLVEKYSKDENISINVYEKAPETDSGGKFLNIGVDTKRRYSVEKGRELYAKNCASCHGEDGNKRAYGTSKKLTKVSAEDIEAAFSGYLNDSDYGGNMRNLMKTVAAKTKYSDLGAIIAFLKGKDALQYKGSEQENSDVSTTPTQGSYLK from the coding sequence ATGAAATTTATGCATTTTTCGCTTTTAGCATGTCTTTTGACTTTTTCTTTAAATGCTGCAGACGAGCCGAGTTATATATTCGAGGCAAAGGGTGAATTTGCAAAAGAGCTAAAAAGTTTGGTAGAAAAATATTCTAAAGACGAAAATATAAGTATAAACGTTTATGAAAAAGCTCCTGAGACTGATAGTGGCGGCAAGTTTTTAAATATCGGCGTAGATACCAAAAGAAGGTATAGCGTGGAAAAAGGTCGCGAACTGTATGCTAAAAATTGCGCTTCTTGTCACGGCGAAGATGGGAATAAAAGAGCTTATGGCACATCCAAAAAGTTAACTAAAGTAAGTGCAGAGGATATAGAGGCTGCTTTTTCTGGTTATCTAAACGATTCTGACTATGGCGGAAATATGAGAAATCTAATGAAAACCGTTGCCGCTAAAACAAAATATAGCGACCTTGGGGCAATTATTGCCTTTTTAAAGGGCAAAGATGCTTTGCAATATAAGGGAAGCGAACAGGAAAACTCTGACGTCTCTACTACTCCTACTCAAGGAAGCTACTTAAAATAA